One region of Drosophila teissieri strain GT53w chromosome 2L, Prin_Dtei_1.1, whole genome shotgun sequence genomic DNA includes:
- the LOC122615286 gene encoding lysosomal alpha-mannosidase: MKYLCGIALFVALLALSVRPSEEACGYEACPQTKTNMINIHMVPHSHDDVGWLKTVDQYFYGHRSNIQHAGVQYIIDTVIAELIKDPARRFIQVETSFFSKWWSEQSETAKQVVKKLVNEGRLEFTGGAWSMNDEAAVNYQSVIDQFTLGLKFLDDTFGSCARPRIGWQIDPFGHSREQASIFAQMGFDGEFFARMDHRDKNDRIDNLGMEMIWDASDTLSNDEIFTGLLYRHYSAPPGYCFDVHCGDDPIIDTKSYDNNVKSRVDDFLSYVSEVAKHYRSNHIMIPMGDDFQYEDAQVNFKNMDKLIKYVNERQAEGSTFNLFYSTPACYLNSVHEGLQTWPNKTQDFFPYGSDDNSYWTGYFTSRPTQKRFERDGNHILQVAKQLSVFADLNTEQQKEDLEYLREIMGVMQHHDAITGTEKQHVSDDYDRILYDAILGGVNTARDGLRKLTNLPNGEFESCLQLNISQCAFTKDGADNVVVTLYNPLAHTSTQYVRVPVKNENYEVTDEKGRVVTSEVVPVASQVLALEFRDNDTQHELVFKASVDKIANYYIKKIASQETKNVVAHTQSKRSIKAEESTQEVPKRFKKVHSLKNATETFDDDEGETVVQTSQVKLVIDNKTGLLKTVEMNGVSENIDQSYGVYRTYDSGAYVFRQYHQADFIVQYEGVEFTVYDGSLVKEVHQQFSEYVSQVIRIYEGKNLVEFEWQVGPIEQEEEFGREVVIIFNSTIASDGVSYTDSNGREMIKRVKDLRETFTPGLDRQPTAANYYPVTSRIALQDSKKRIALLNDRAQGGASMLDGQLELMLHRRLVRDDGYGVGEALNEEKYGQGMIARGKVYLILSPSDESTAAEREAEKEIHLPFWKFFSKNTESTNAVAKSVPSFDDFPKSVHLLTLEPFNDDEVLLRVENFLDQTEGKVVSFNIRPIFDYLNGVEIRETTLDGNLPLSEMKRFKFHHDSSGHKPEAVEYFTSAHKPLAAEQSQEASEFSVTLQPMQIRTFIIKTE, encoded by the exons ATGAAGTATTTGTGTGGCATTGCGCTTTTTGTCGCCCTTTTGGCCCTCAGTGTGAGGCCATCTGAGGAGGCTTGTGGATACGAG GCATGCCCCCAAACCAAGACCAACATGATCAACATTCACATGGTGCCCCACTCCCACGATGACGTCGGCTGGCTCAAGACCGTCGATCAGTACTTCTATGGCCACAGGAGCAACATCCAGCACGCTGGTGTCCAGTACATCATCGACACCGTGATCGCCGAGCTGATCAAGGACCCCGCCCGTCGCTTCATCCAGGTGGAGACCTCCTTCTTCTCCAAGTGGTGGTCGGAGCAGTCGGAGACTGCCAAGCAGGTCGTGAAGAAACTGGTCAACGAGGGTCGTCTGGAATTCACCGGTGGCGCATGGAGCATGAACGATGAGGCCGCAGTGAACTACCAGAGTGTCATCGATCAGTTCACCCTGGGATTGAA ATTCTTGGACGACACCTTCGGTTCCTGTGCCCGTCCCCGCATTGGATGGCAGATCGATCCCTTCGGTCATTCCCGTGAGCAGGCCTCGATCTTCGCTCAGATGGGATTTGATGGAGAGTTCTTTGCCCGCATGGATCACCGCGACAAGAACGACCGTATCGACAACTTGGGCATGGAAATGATCTGGGATGCCAGTGATACGCTGAGCAACGATGAAATCTTCACTGGTCTGTTGTACCGCCACTACTCGGCTCCTCCCGGCTACTGCTTCGATGTCCACTGCGGTGACGATCCGATCATTGACACCAAGAGCTACGACAACAACGTCAAGTCCCGCGTGGATGACTTCCTCAGCTACGTGAGCGAGGTGGCCAAGCACTACCGCTCCAACCACATCATGATCCCCATGGGTGATGACTTCCAGTACGAGGATGCCCAGGTCAACTTCAAGAACATGGACAAGCTCATCAAGTACGTCAATGAGCGTCAGGCCGAGGGCTCCACCTTCAACCTGTTCTACTCCACGCCCGCTTGCTACCTGAACTCGGTCCACGAAGGTCTCCAGACCTGGCCCAACAAGACCCAGGACTTCTTCCCCTACGGCAGCGACGACAACAGCTACTGGACCGGATACTTCACCTCGCGCCCCACCCAGAAGCGCTTCGAGCGCGATGGCAACCACATCCTGCAGGTGGCCAAGCAGCTCAGTGTCTTCGCCGACCTGAACACCgagcagcagaaggaggacCTGGAGTACCTTCGCGAGATCATGGGTGTGATGCAGCACCACGACGCCATCACTGGAACCGAGAAGCAGCACGTGTCCGACGACTACGATCGCATTCTGTACGACGCCATCCTCGGAGGAGTTAACACCGCTCGCGATGGTCTGCGCAAGCTGACCAATCTGCCCAACGGAGAGTTCGAGAGTTGCCTGCAGTTGAACATCAGCCAGTGTGCCTTCACCAAGGACGGTGCCGACAACGTGGTGGTGACCCTGTACAACCCATTGGCCCACACTTCCACCCAGTATGTGCGCGTGCCTGTGAAGAACGAGAACTACGAGGTGACCGATGAGAAGGGCCGCGTGGTGACCTCCGAAGTGGTTCCAGTGGCCTCGCAGGTGCTGGCCCTGGAGTTCCGCGACAATGATACCCAGCATGAGCTGGTCTTCAAGGCTTCCGTTGACAAGATCGCCAACTACTACATTAAGAAGATCGCTAGCCAGGAGACAAAGAACGTCGTTGCTCACACTCAATCGAAGAGGTCCATCAAGGCTGAAGAATCCACGCAGGAGGTGCCTAAGCGTTTCAAGAAGGTTCACTCACTGAAGAATGCTACTGAGACCTTTGACGACGATGAGGGAGAGACCGTGGTGCAGACTTCG CAAGTCAAACTCGTGATCGACAACAAAACCGGTCTGCTGAAGACCGTCGAAATGAACGGAGTATCCGAGAACATCGACCAGAGCTACGGTGTCTACAGGACCTACGACTCCGGCGCATACGTCTTCCGTCAATACCACCAGGCTGACTTCATTGTCCAGTACGAAGGTGTGGAGTTCACCGTTTACGATGGATCCTTGGTCAAGGAAGTCCACCAGCAGTTCAGCGAGTATGTCTCCCAAGTCATCCGCATCTACGAGGGCAAGAACCTTGTGGAGTTCGAGTGGCAGGTTGGACCCATTGAGCAGGAAGAAGAGTTCGGCAGGGAAGTGGTCATCATCTTCAACAGCACCATTGCCTCCGACGGCGTTTCCTACACCGACTCCAACGGCCGTGAAATGATCAAGCGTGTCAAGGATCTGCGTGAGACCTTCACCCCCGGTCTGGACAGGCAGCCAACTGCAGCCAACTACTACCCAGTCACATCCCGCATTGCCCTGCAGGACAGCAAGAAGCGTATTGCCCTGCTGAACGATCGTGCTCAGGGAGGAGCCAGTATGCTCGACGGCCAACTGGAGCTCATGCTGCACCGTCGTCTCGTCCGTGACGATGGCTACGGAGTGGGAGAGGCCCTCAACGAGGAGAAGTACGGCCAGGGCATGATTGCCCGCGGAAAGGTGTACCTGATTCTCAGCCCCAGCGATGAGTCTACGGCCGCGGAACGCGAAGCCGAAAAGGAGATCCACCTGCCCTTCTGGAAGTTCTTCAGCAAGAACACTGAGAGCACCAACGCTGTTGCCAAGTCGGTTCCCAGCTTTGACGACTTCCCCAAGTCGGTGCACCTGCTCACCCTGGAGCCCTTCAACGACGACGAGGTTCTGCTGCGTGTGGAGAACTTCTTGGATCAAACCGAGGGCAAAGTGGTCAGCTTCAACATTCGCCCGATCTTTGACTACCTGAACGGTGTCGAGATCCGTGAAACCACCCTGGACGGCAACCTGCCTTTGAGTGAGATGAAGCGATTCAAGTTCCACCACGATAGCTCAGGACACAAGCCGGAAGCTGTCGAGTACTTCACCTCTGCCCACAAGCCTCTGGCCGCTGAGCAGTCGCAGGAGGCCTCCGAGTTCAGCGTCACCTTGCAGCCAATGCAGATCCGTACCTTCATTATCAAGACGGAGTAA
- the LOC122626502 gene encoding uncharacterized protein LOC122626502 produces the protein MEQLVDLGDPYLYMVAIPAELRLHWNYIVDFLSPQEIGQQNNEPNVEVVPLSEWQPREETTDFEVVPLPQEPSIDLSAAGDGHHVIPRIADNERPAVIIFRPNRKAIPWLSWKRLMPVVIAISSILFKKILSLFGIELNQVFALSLSFNAHLAIFQCFLECLASSL, from the coding sequence ATGGAACAACTTGTAGACCTGGGAGATCCCTATCTGTATATGGTTGCCATACCGGCTGAACTTCGCCTGCACTGGAACTACATCGTTGACTTTCTAAGCCCACAAGAAATTGGCCAACAAAACAACGAGCCAAATGTGGAAGTGGTGCCCCTCTCAGAATGGCAGCCCAGAGAAGAAACCACGGACTTCGAAGTGGTGCCCCTGCCCCAAGAACCGAGCATTGACCTATCTGCTGCTGGCGATGGACATCACGTCATTCCGCGGATCGCCGATAACGAGAGGCCGGCTGTGATCATCTTTCGGCCCAACAGAAAGGCAATACCCTGGTTGAGTTGGAAGCGCCTGATGCCGGTGGTCATTGCGATCTCAAGTATTCTCTTCAAGAAGATACTGTCCCTTTTTGGCATCGAGTTGAATCAAGTCTTTGCCCTCAGCCTATCATTCAATGCCCATTTAGCCATATTTCAGTGCTTTCTCGAATGTCTTGCAAGCAGCTTataa